The Rhodococcus sp. X156 genome window below encodes:
- a CDS encoding substrate-binding domain-containing protein: protein MSRGPIIALGVIVVLVLGVLGWRSVGDRIDDQRASAEDACVSGETVLTVAADLAVTPALTELATRYTDSNQVVRDHCVRVQVHAAADDEVLAGLQGEWDATRSGPPPAAWVAKDSSWTAELAAAKPALLGKSRSVATSPVLLAVPQPAAQAMTTAGVSWADLPRLQGAQGWAGYGHPEWGTTTIALPTGNDSSTATALAVQGVVTAATGTAAVTTETLARPEAQEALRLLRAAGAEPGSTATALTAIRGLGSVAGSPYQAVPATEQQIYAAAQQPGSTALAGVILAGATPVADYPYVGVKAAWVDETQSRAAEAFGEYLGQPEQQQTLAAAGFRAGDATPPSSDAVSFAPLTTTLPAPDAATGTALRTLLATPAPASPPVAPAAAPAATTPAAATTVLLDISRTMAAREGDRTRLTAVTEALRGRIGQLPETSRLSLWTFSGNLDRGAPYRVDVPIGTLGAPDSELRRQLDGTLGALSPRTSTSLYFSVGDAYQAAVRAHVPEQATSLLVVTGGRDDGRATLRQLLAKIDAAKDPARPVRIDVVAVGDTPDLAALTEITARTGGTVVRSSAAELPGALAPLLG from the coding sequence GTGAGCCGTGGCCCGATCATCGCCCTGGGCGTGATCGTGGTGCTGGTGCTCGGTGTGCTCGGGTGGAGGTCGGTCGGCGACCGCATCGACGACCAGCGCGCCTCGGCCGAGGACGCCTGCGTCAGTGGTGAGACGGTGCTGACCGTCGCCGCCGACCTGGCCGTCACCCCCGCGCTGACCGAGCTGGCCACCCGCTACACCGACAGCAACCAGGTGGTGCGCGACCACTGCGTCCGGGTGCAGGTGCACGCCGCGGCCGACGACGAGGTGCTCGCCGGTCTGCAGGGCGAGTGGGACGCCACCCGGTCGGGCCCACCACCGGCGGCGTGGGTGGCCAAGGACAGCTCCTGGACGGCCGAGCTCGCCGCGGCAAAGCCTGCGCTGCTGGGCAAGTCCCGCTCCGTGGCCACCAGCCCGGTGCTGCTGGCGGTGCCGCAGCCGGCCGCGCAGGCCATGACCACCGCGGGCGTGAGCTGGGCCGACCTGCCCCGGCTGCAGGGCGCCCAGGGCTGGGCCGGCTACGGCCACCCCGAGTGGGGCACCACCACCATCGCCCTGCCCACCGGCAACGACAGCAGCACCGCCACCGCGCTCGCCGTGCAGGGCGTGGTCACCGCCGCCACCGGCACCGCCGCGGTGACCACCGAGACCCTCGCCCGCCCCGAGGCACAGGAGGCCCTGCGCCTGCTGCGCGCCGCGGGTGCGGAGCCGGGCAGCACGGCCACTGCTCTCACCGCGATCCGCGGTCTCGGCTCCGTGGCGGGCAGCCCGTACCAGGCCGTGCCCGCCACCGAGCAGCAGATCTACGCCGCCGCGCAGCAGCCCGGCAGCACGGCGCTCGCCGGTGTCATCCTCGCCGGCGCCACCCCGGTGGCCGACTACCCCTACGTCGGGGTGAAGGCCGCCTGGGTGGACGAGACCCAGAGCCGAGCCGCCGAGGCCTTCGGTGAGTACCTCGGACAGCCGGAGCAGCAGCAGACCCTGGCCGCGGCCGGCTTCCGGGCCGGCGACGCCACGCCGCCCAGCAGCGACGCGGTGTCCTTCGCCCCGCTGACCACCACCCTGCCCGCGCCCGACGCCGCGACCGGCACCGCGCTGCGCACGCTGCTCGCCACCCCCGCACCGGCCTCCCCGCCGGTCGCCCCGGCCGCCGCTCCCGCCGCCACCACACCCGCGGCAGCGACCACCGTGCTGCTGGACATCTCTCGCACCATGGCGGCCAGGGAGGGCGACCGCACCCGGCTGACCGCGGTCACCGAGGCACTGCGCGGGCGGATCGGCCAGCTGCCGGAGACCAGCCGGCTCTCGTTGTGGACCTTCTCCGGCAACCTCGACCGGGGAGCCCCCTACCGGGTGGACGTGCCCATCGGCACGCTCGGCGCCCCGGACAGCGAGCTGCGGCGCCAGCTCGACGGCACCCTCGGCGCGCTGAGTCCCCGCACCAGCACCTCGCTGTACTTCTCCGTCGGTGACGCCTACCAGGCAGCGGTGCGGGCCCACGTCCCGGAGCAGGCCACCTCCCTGCTGGTGGTCACCGGTGGCCGCGACGACGGGCGCGCCACCCTGCGCCAGCTGCTCGCCAAGATCGACGCCGCCAAGGACCCCGCCCGGCCGGTGCGCATCGACGTCGTGGCCGTCGGCGACACCCCCGACCTGGCCGCGCTCACCGAGATCACCGCGCGCACCGGCGGCACCGTGGTCCGCTCGTCCGCAGCCGAGCTGCCGGGCGCCCTCGCCCCGCTGCTGGGCTGA
- a CDS encoding bifunctional nuclease family protein yields the protein MGEMRVVGIRVELPANQPILLLRESEGDRYLPIWIGQGEAAAIALEQQGVKPARPMTHDLMKDVIGALGRELEQVRITDIQDGTYFAELVFDGDLHVSARPSDSIALALRSGVPIHADEAVLSEAGLLIPDEQEDEVEKFKEFLDSVSPEDFGAGDS from the coding sequence GTGGGTGAGATGCGGGTCGTCGGTATCCGGGTAGAGCTCCCGGCCAACCAGCCCATCCTGTTGCTGCGGGAGTCCGAGGGTGACCGCTACCTGCCCATCTGGATCGGTCAGGGCGAGGCTGCGGCCATCGCGCTCGAGCAGCAGGGGGTCAAGCCCGCGCGCCCGATGACCCACGACCTGATGAAGGACGTGATCGGCGCCCTGGGTCGCGAGCTGGAGCAGGTCCGGATCACCGACATCCAGGACGGCACCTACTTCGCCGAGCTGGTCTTCGACGGCGACCTGCACGTCTCGGCGCGACCGTCGGACTCGATCGCGCTGGCCCTGCGCAGCGGGGTGCCGATCCACGCCGACGAGGCCGTGCTCAGCGAGGCCGGCCTGCTCATCCCGGACGAGCAGGAGGACGAGGTGGAGAAGTTCAAGGAGTTCCTGGACTCGGTCTCCCCCGAGGACTTCGGCGCCGGCGACAGCTGA
- a CDS encoding DUF881 domain-containing protein, with translation MVPRRARVLSAVLVCALCAGLGLAIATQVRDTASGDSLDTARPSDLVVLLDTLHQREATLREEITQLQDSIAAQQSFGQGSASALAEARARAQALAVLVGTAAASGPGVVLTVRDPQARVGPEVLLDVVQELRAAGAEAIQVSGADGGAVRVGMDTAVTGTAGALRVDGSTLSAPYRVTAIGDAPTLAAALNIPGGVIDTVARAGGGVAVEQPPQVLVDALRTPKVAQHARPAGR, from the coding sequence GTGGTGCCGCGGCGCGCCCGGGTGCTGTCCGCGGTGCTGGTCTGCGCGCTCTGCGCCGGGCTGGGCCTGGCCATCGCCACCCAGGTGCGCGACACCGCCTCCGGCGACTCGCTGGACACCGCCCGCCCCAGCGACCTGGTGGTCCTGCTCGACACGCTGCACCAGCGCGAGGCCACCCTGCGCGAGGAGATCACCCAGCTGCAGGACAGCATCGCCGCGCAGCAGAGCTTCGGGCAGGGCTCGGCGTCGGCGCTGGCCGAGGCCCGGGCCAGGGCGCAGGCGCTGGCGGTGCTGGTGGGCACCGCCGCAGCCAGTGGCCCCGGAGTGGTGCTCACGGTGCGCGACCCCCAGGCGCGGGTGGGTCCGGAGGTCCTGCTGGACGTGGTGCAGGAGCTGCGGGCGGCGGGGGCCGAGGCCATCCAGGTGAGCGGCGCCGACGGCGGCGCGGTGCGGGTGGGCATGGACACCGCCGTCACCGGCACCGCCGGTGCGCTGCGGGTGGACGGCAGCACGTTGAGCGCGCCCTACCGGGTGACGGCCATCGGCGACGCGCCCACCCTGGCCGCGGCGCTGAACATCCCCGGTGGGGTGATCGACACCGTCGCCCGGGCCGGGGGAGGCGTGGCGGTGGAGCAGCCGCCCCAGGTGCTGGTGGACGCCCTGCGCACGCCCAAGGTCGCGCAGCACGCCCGCCCGGCCGGTCGGTGA
- the garA gene encoding glycogen accumulation regulator GarA — translation MSQSNEPGEHAAGSPETTSVFRADFLVEMEGASGTGSAEPSVAGLDSLPAGSALLVVKRGPNAGSRFLLDQPMTSAGRHPDSDIFLDDVTVSRRHAEFRQDGSDFVVVDVGSLNGTYVNREPVDSAVLANGDEVQIGKFRLVFLAGPRHAADAEQSAGADGQ, via the coding sequence GTGAGTCAGAGCAACGAGCCCGGCGAGCACGCGGCGGGATCGCCGGAAACCACCTCGGTGTTCCGCGCCGACTTCCTGGTCGAGATGGAGGGCGCGTCGGGCACCGGCTCGGCCGAGCCGTCGGTGGCCGGGCTCGACTCCCTGCCGGCCGGTTCCGCGTTGCTGGTGGTCAAGCGTGGCCCCAACGCCGGCTCTCGGTTCCTGCTCGACCAGCCGATGACCTCGGCCGGGCGCCACCCGGACAGCGACATCTTCCTCGACGACGTGACGGTCTCTCGCCGGCACGCCGAGTTCCGCCAGGACGGCAGCGACTTCGTGGTCGTCGACGTGGGCAGCCTGAACGGCACCTACGTCAACCGCGAGCCGGTGGACTCCGCGGTGCTGGCCAACGGCGACGAGGTGCAGATCGGCAAGTTCCGCCTGGTCTTCCTGGCCGGACCGCGCCACGCCGCAGACGCTGAGCAGTCAGCCGGCGCAGACGGACAGTGA
- a CDS encoding MerR family transcriptional regulator, which translates to MTAAGRAQRGGVSIGVVLDELRPDFPDVTISKIRFLESEGLVTPQRTPAGYRQFSRADCERLRFVLTAQRDHYLPLKVIKEQLDAIDKGMVPAHPLRSSRPLSLADASAGATDALVQRESGTHEVRITREELLAQSGLEPEVLDELQRGGVLRTGSAGFYDADSVELAKAAQALAAHGIEPRHLRAFRASAEREAGLLAQVAAPVARRRDSGASARADELVRELTSLSVTVHAMLVKVALRDALGR; encoded by the coding sequence GTGACCGCAGCCGGGCGCGCGCAGCGCGGGGGAGTGTCCATCGGAGTCGTCCTCGACGAGCTCCGGCCGGACTTCCCTGACGTCACCATCTCCAAGATCCGCTTCCTCGAGTCGGAGGGACTGGTCACCCCGCAGCGCACGCCCGCGGGGTACCGCCAGTTCTCGCGTGCCGACTGCGAGCGCCTGCGGTTCGTGCTCACTGCTCAGCGGGACCACTACCTGCCGCTGAAGGTGATCAAGGAGCAGCTCGACGCGATTGACAAGGGCATGGTGCCCGCGCACCCGCTGCGCTCCTCGCGCCCGCTGTCGCTGGCCGACGCCTCGGCCGGGGCCACCGACGCCCTGGTCCAGCGCGAGTCCGGCACGCACGAGGTGCGCATCACCCGCGAGGAGCTGCTGGCGCAGTCCGGCCTGGAGCCGGAGGTGCTGGACGAGCTGCAGCGTGGCGGCGTCCTGCGCACCGGGTCGGCCGGCTTCTACGACGCCGACTCCGTCGAGCTGGCCAAGGCCGCGCAGGCACTGGCTGCGCACGGCATCGAGCCGCGGCACCTGCGGGCCTTCCGGGCCTCGGCAGAACGGGAGGCGGGACTGCTCGCGCAGGTCGCCGCCCCGGTGGCTCGCCGGCGTGACTCCGGGGCCAGCGCCCGCGCGGACGAGCTGGTTCGCGAGCTCACCTCGCTGTCGGTCACGGTGCACGCGATGTTGGTCAAGGTCGCCCTGCGCGACGCGCTGGGCCGTTAG
- a CDS encoding DUF1290 domain-containing protein: protein MIAVLALVAGVVLGLVLQPEVPDLFQPYLPIAVIAALDAVFGGLRARLAKIFDAKVFVVSFVFNVVVAALIVALGDQLGVGTQLSTAVVVVLGIRIFGNAAAIRRSVFGV from the coding sequence ATGATCGCCGTGCTGGCACTGGTCGCCGGCGTGGTGCTGGGTCTGGTGCTGCAGCCGGAGGTCCCCGACCTGTTCCAGCCCTACCTGCCCATCGCCGTCATCGCCGCGCTGGACGCGGTGTTCGGCGGGCTGCGCGCACGACTGGCCAAGATCTTCGACGCCAAGGTGTTCGTGGTGTCGTTCGTGTTCAACGTGGTGGTCGCCGCGCTGATCGTGGCCCTGGGCGACCAGCTGGGGGTGGGCACGCAGCTGTCCACCGCCGTGGTGGTGGTGCTGGGCATCCGCATCTTCGGCAACGCCGCAGCCATTCGACGCAGCGTGTTCGGGGTCTGA
- the gcvH gene encoding glycine cleavage system protein GcvH has translation MSDEQVPTDRRYTAEHEWVLRTGDTTARVGITDFAQAQLGDVVFVQLPDVGSEHAAGTAIGEIESTKSVSDVFTPLTGTVSARNDALDEDTAVVNTDPYGAGWLVDLDVATAADLDEALAAMLDADGYRALTSGD, from the coding sequence GTGTCCGATGAGCAGGTACCGACCGATCGTCGCTACACCGCCGAGCACGAGTGGGTGCTGCGCACCGGCGACACCACCGCCCGCGTCGGCATCACCGACTTCGCGCAGGCCCAGCTGGGTGACGTGGTCTTCGTGCAGCTGCCCGACGTGGGCTCCGAGCACGCCGCCGGCACCGCGATCGGCGAGATCGAGTCCACCAAGAGCGTCTCCGACGTCTTCACCCCGCTGACCGGCACCGTCTCCGCGCGCAACGACGCGCTGGACGAGGACACCGCGGTGGTCAACACCGATCCCTACGGGGCCGGCTGGCTGGTGGACCTGGACGTGGCCACCGCCGCCGACCTGGACGAGGCGCTGGCCGCGATGCTGGACGCCGACGGCTACCGGGCGCTGACCTCCGGGGACTGA
- a CDS encoding 3-methyladenine DNA glycosylase — protein MSTGPLHVLPPARWTALAEGHAARADAMTAGHRARRAAGEKHVVEDFLYDYYGTRPTLLRRWHPGAGTGLRPGPDQQPPQAQWRWYATDADGVVALDVDAYLADRGEAVRFIHRILSATAARPAFTGCFGMHEWAMTYRGDEHRHPLPLRLGQAGTDAVVESAPVRCTHFDAFRFFTPAAVPLNQVQLSRATQVEHEQPGCLHAAMDCHRWALKLGPAVPGELALDCFALAADVRTLDMQASPYDLSSYGLSAVPVETPEGKAQYVARQREFAHRSTALRHRLIAVCDALLTVRERVA, from the coding sequence GTGAGCACTGGTCCGCTGCACGTGCTGCCGCCAGCGCGGTGGACCGCGCTGGCCGAGGGGCACGCCGCGCGGGCCGACGCCATGACCGCCGGACACCGGGCCCGCCGCGCTGCCGGTGAGAAGCACGTGGTGGAGGACTTCCTCTACGACTACTACGGCACCCGGCCGACGCTGCTGCGCCGCTGGCACCCCGGCGCGGGAACCGGGCTGCGACCCGGTCCCGACCAGCAGCCGCCGCAGGCGCAGTGGCGCTGGTACGCCACCGACGCCGACGGAGTGGTCGCCCTCGACGTGGACGCGTACCTAGCCGACCGCGGCGAGGCGGTGCGGTTCATCCACCGCATCCTCAGCGCCACCGCGGCACGTCCGGCGTTCACCGGCTGCTTCGGCATGCACGAGTGGGCGATGACCTACCGCGGCGACGAGCACCGCCACCCCCTGCCCCTGCGGCTGGGCCAGGCGGGCACCGACGCAGTGGTGGAGTCCGCACCCGTGCGGTGCACCCACTTCGACGCGTTCCGCTTCTTCACCCCTGCGGCAGTACCGCTTAACCAGGTGCAGCTCAGCCGCGCCACCCAGGTGGAGCACGAGCAGCCCGGCTGCCTGCACGCGGCGATGGACTGCCACCGGTGGGCGCTCAAGCTGGGGCCCGCGGTGCCCGGCGAGCTGGCGCTGGACTGCTTCGCCCTGGCCGCGGACGTGCGCACCCTGGACATGCAGGCCTCGCCCTACGACCTGTCCTCCTACGGGCTGTCCGCCGTGCCGGTGGAGACCCCCGAGGGCAAGGCGCAGTACGTCGCTCGGCAGCGGGAGTTCGCACACCGCTCGACCGCGCTGCGTCATCGTCTCATCGCGGTCTGTGACGCCTTGTTGACCGTCCGTGAGCGAGTCGCCTGA
- the gcvP gene encoding aminomethyl-transferring glycine dehydrogenase, translated as MLEVIGVESLDALAAAAVPASILEPAGAGLQTLPPAASEHEALAELAELARRNTVTTSMIGLGYHDTLTPPVILRNVVENPAWYTAYTPYQPEISQGRLEALLNFQTMVTDLTGMELANSSMLDEATAAAEAMTLLRRAGKSRSPRFVVDADVLPQTKAVLATRAEPLGIELVEVDAATAGLPDGEFFGVLLQLPGASGRVLDHTALITAAHERGALVAVAADLLALTLLTPPGEQGADACLGTSQRFGVPMGYGGPHAGYLAVRQGLARQLPGRLVGVSRDADGASAYRLALQTREQHIRREKATSNICTAQVLLAVVAAMYASYHGADGLRAIATRVHRCATVLAQGLRAGGVTVVHEAFFDTVLAQVPGTADAVVAAARTAGITLRRVDADHVGIACDEATTPQHLVAVLRAFGVDAPDLAGLDAVAVDALPAGLLRTSEYLTHPAFTSYHSETAMLRYLRELSDKDVALDRSMIPLGSCTMKLNATAEMEPITWPEFSRLHPFAPQSDAAGLLEIVRQLEQWLVDITGYDAVSLQPNAGSQGEYAGLLAIRAYHHSRGETQRDVCLIPSSAHGTNAASAVMAGMRVVVVACSADGDVDLADLRAKAEQHGENLAAIMVTYPSTHGVYEHAIREICAVVHDHGGQVYVDGANLNALVGLARPGRFGADVSHLNLHKTFCIPHGGGGPGVGPVGVRAHLTPFLPGHPDAPGLGSGAAISAAPWGSASILPISWAYIRMMGADGLRRATLTAVAAANYVARRLDEYFPVLYTGEHAMVAHECILDLRPLTKATGVTVDDVAKRLADYGFHAPTMSFPVAGTLMVEPTESENLDEIDQFCDAMIAIRREIDRVGSGEWPVDDNPLRGAPHTAQCLVGEWEHPYDRATAVFPAQQLAGAGARPRPKVWPPVRRIDGAYGDRNLVCSCPPISAFSS; from the coding sequence ATGCTCGAGGTCATCGGCGTGGAGTCCCTGGACGCTCTGGCCGCGGCCGCGGTGCCGGCCAGCATCCTGGAGCCCGCCGGCGCCGGCCTGCAGACCCTGCCCCCGGCGGCCTCGGAGCACGAGGCGCTGGCCGAGCTGGCCGAGCTGGCGCGACGCAACACGGTGACCACCTCGATGATCGGGCTGGGCTACCACGACACGCTCACCCCGCCGGTCATCCTGCGCAACGTGGTGGAGAACCCCGCCTGGTACACCGCGTACACGCCCTACCAGCCGGAGATCAGCCAGGGCCGGCTCGAGGCGCTGCTGAACTTCCAGACCATGGTCACCGACCTCACCGGCATGGAGCTGGCCAACTCCTCCATGCTGGACGAGGCCACCGCGGCCGCCGAGGCGATGACGCTGCTGCGCCGGGCGGGCAAGTCCCGCTCCCCGCGGTTCGTGGTGGACGCCGACGTGCTGCCACAGACCAAGGCGGTGCTGGCCACCCGTGCCGAGCCGCTAGGCATCGAGCTGGTCGAGGTGGACGCCGCCACCGCCGGGCTGCCGGACGGGGAGTTCTTCGGCGTGCTGCTGCAGCTGCCGGGTGCCTCCGGCCGGGTGCTCGACCACACCGCCCTGATCACCGCCGCGCACGAGCGGGGCGCGCTGGTGGCCGTGGCCGCCGACCTGCTGGCGCTGACCCTGCTCACCCCGCCCGGGGAGCAGGGGGCCGACGCCTGCCTGGGCACCAGCCAGCGCTTCGGCGTGCCGATGGGCTACGGCGGCCCGCACGCCGGCTACCTGGCCGTGCGCCAGGGGCTGGCCCGCCAGCTGCCCGGGCGCCTGGTCGGGGTGTCGCGCGACGCCGACGGAGCCTCGGCCTACCGGCTGGCGCTGCAGACGCGCGAGCAGCACATCCGTCGGGAGAAGGCCACCTCCAACATCTGCACCGCACAGGTGCTGCTGGCCGTGGTCGCCGCGATGTACGCCAGCTACCACGGTGCCGACGGGCTGCGGGCCATCGCCACCCGGGTGCACCGCTGCGCCACGGTGCTGGCCCAGGGCCTGCGCGCCGGCGGGGTGACCGTGGTGCACGAGGCGTTCTTCGACACCGTGCTGGCCCAGGTGCCCGGCACCGCCGACGCGGTGGTGGCCGCCGCCCGCACGGCCGGCATCACGCTGCGCCGGGTGGACGCCGACCACGTGGGCATCGCCTGTGACGAGGCCACCACCCCCCAGCACCTGGTCGCGGTGCTGCGCGCCTTCGGCGTGGACGCGCCGGACCTGGCCGGGCTGGACGCCGTCGCGGTGGACGCGCTGCCCGCCGGGCTGCTTCGCACCAGCGAGTACCTCACTCACCCGGCGTTCACCAGCTACCACTCCGAGACGGCGATGCTGCGCTACCTGCGCGAGCTCTCCGACAAGGACGTGGCCCTGGACCGCAGCATGATCCCGCTGGGCAGCTGCACCATGAAGCTCAACGCCACCGCGGAGATGGAGCCGATCACCTGGCCGGAGTTCTCCCGCCTGCACCCCTTCGCGCCGCAGTCCGACGCGGCGGGGCTGCTGGAGATCGTCCGCCAGCTGGAGCAGTGGCTGGTGGACATCACCGGCTACGACGCCGTCAGCCTGCAGCCCAACGCGGGCAGCCAGGGTGAGTACGCCGGCCTGCTGGCCATCCGTGCCTATCACCACAGCCGCGGCGAGACGCAGCGCGACGTCTGCCTGATCCCGTCCTCGGCACACGGCACCAACGCCGCCTCGGCGGTGATGGCCGGCATGCGCGTGGTGGTGGTGGCCTGCAGCGCCGACGGCGACGTGGACCTGGCCGACCTGCGCGCCAAGGCTGAGCAGCACGGGGAGAACCTGGCCGCGATCATGGTCACCTACCCCTCCACCCACGGCGTCTACGAGCACGCCATCCGGGAGATCTGCGCGGTGGTGCACGACCACGGCGGCCAGGTCTACGTGGACGGCGCCAACCTCAACGCGCTGGTGGGCCTGGCCCGACCCGGCCGCTTCGGCGCCGACGTCAGCCACCTGAACCTGCACAAGACCTTCTGCATCCCGCACGGTGGCGGTGGCCCGGGCGTCGGCCCCGTCGGGGTGCGCGCACACCTGACGCCCTTCCTGCCTGGCCACCCGGACGCTCCTGGCCTGGGCTCCGGAGCGGCGATCTCCGCCGCACCCTGGGGCTCGGCGTCGATCCTGCCGATCTCCTGGGCGTACATCCGGATGATGGGCGCCGACGGCCTGCGGCGCGCCACGCTGACCGCCGTGGCGGCCGCCAACTACGTGGCGCGGCGCCTGGACGAGTACTTCCCGGTGCTCTACACCGGTGAGCACGCGATGGTGGCCCACGAGTGCATCCTGGACCTGCGTCCCCTCACCAAGGCGACCGGCGTGACCGTGGACGACGTCGCAAAGCGCTTGGCCGACTACGGCTTCCACGCGCCCACCATGAGCTTCCCGGTGGCCGGCACGCTGATGGTGGAGCCCACCGAGAGCGAGAACCTGGACGAGATCGACCAGTTCTGCGATGCGATGATCGCCATCCGCAGGGAGATCGACCGGGTGGGCTCGGGCGAGTGGCCGGTGGACGACAACCCGCTGCGCGGCGCCCCGCACACCGCGCAGTGCCTGGTGGGGGAGTGGGAGCACCCCTACGACCGGGCCACCGCGGTGTTCCCGGCCCAGCAGCTCGCCGGCGCCGGGGCGCGTCCGCGGCCCAAGGTGTGGCCGCCGGTGCGGCGCATCGACGGTGCCTACGGCGACCGGAACCTGGTCTGCTCCTGCCCGCCGATCTCTGCGTTCAGCAGCTAG
- a CDS encoding DUF881 domain-containing protein — protein MSGPRFPVPSLLAALQTDHLDPGYAAAAQQPRGQGRRRTWLAGGAVLVGLVLGVGAAEATSSAPDADVVRTGLAADVRQARTTQQELTQREAALSAQAEAARRTALTGNAEGRAALDQLSALSTAAGAAAVVGPGLEITLDDAEAGNGAPSRGSVLDRDLQQVVNALWASGAEAVAVGGVRLDPRSTIRQAGGAMLVNNQPVPAPYTVAAVGRPNALQTGFVVSDAYRAMSAVSRSYGTRFDVRAAESLQLPAATPVEPRFAIPQVPR, from the coding sequence ATGAGCGGTCCGCGCTTCCCGGTCCCGTCGCTGCTCGCCGCCCTGCAGACCGACCACCTCGACCCCGGCTACGCCGCTGCCGCCCAGCAGCCGCGCGGGCAAGGACGTCGCCGGACCTGGTTGGCGGGCGGTGCCGTGCTGGTGGGGCTGGTGCTGGGCGTGGGGGCGGCTGAGGCGACCTCCAGCGCCCCGGACGCGGACGTGGTCCGCACCGGGCTGGCCGCCGACGTCCGCCAGGCGCGCACCACGCAGCAGGAGCTCACCCAGCGCGAGGCTGCGCTGTCGGCGCAGGCGGAGGCAGCCCGCCGCACCGCGCTGACCGGCAACGCCGAGGGCCGCGCCGCCCTGGACCAGCTCAGCGCCCTGTCCACCGCGGCCGGCGCGGCCGCGGTGGTCGGCCCCGGCCTGGAGATCACCCTGGACGACGCCGAGGCCGGCAACGGCGCGCCGTCGCGCGGCAGCGTCCTCGACCGCGACCTGCAGCAGGTGGTCAACGCCCTGTGGGCCTCGGGAGCCGAGGCGGTCGCCGTGGGCGGGGTGCGGCTGGACCCGCGCTCCACCATCCGCCAGGCGGGCGGGGCGATGCTGGTGAACAACCAGCCGGTGCCCGCGCCCTACACCGTGGCGGCGGTGGGCCGGCCCAACGCGCTGCAGACCGGCTTCGTGGTCAGCGACGCCTACCGGGCGATGTCGGCGGTGTCCCGGTCCTACGGCACCCGCTTCGACGTCCGCGCCGCCGAGTCCCTGCAGCTGCCCGCCGCCACCCCGGTGGAGCCCCGCTTCGCGATCCCGCAGGTGCCCCGATGA